A region of Pseudomonas saponiphila DNA encodes the following proteins:
- a CDS encoding sensor domain-containing phosphodiesterase gives MKSQPDAASRMAAEVVTQLPVPSRLGMLRFERLNEASWALLFLDPNCERQFGLPAVELCALVGSPYASLMEPEARYQLHDTIQEQLSSSPHYLIRYTLHTGQGPLSILELGEAYKQHNRHLLRGYLLVVDGLFSGSAPMPTQDLETQNTRLQIALELNQRAQQEQLQHLERVRAQQDLILLLTRQRYSSGNSLKEAAELITRCACDIYQIDCASIWNLEDRQLVPIAAYHRGPQEYRMPESIDASSFPDYLEALHSSRAIDAQNAMRDPRTREMAESLRPRDVNAMLDASIRIDGQVVGVLCLEQTGMTRAWQSDEIAFAGELADQFAQVINNHNRRAATSALHLFQRAVEQSANAFLLVNCDGVVEYVNPSFTAITQYSTEEVHGHRLSELPALENLSELLFDAPSSLAKSNSWQGEFKSRRKNLEPYWGQLSISKVYGDNRELTHYIGIYEDITQTKLAQQRIERLAYTDNLTNLGNRPAFIRNLDERFARDSDTPISLLLVDIDNFKRINDSLGHQTGDKLLISLARRLRNSLNPSGSLARFASNEFAVLLDNTDLESGQQIASQLLMTLDKPMFVDNQLISVTGSVGLASAPLHGRDPQTLMRNAGLALHKAKANGKHQVQVFTEALNAEASYKLFVENNLRRALTQNELDVFYQPKLCLRSGRLLGMEALLRWNHPEKGMIRPDQFISVAEETGLIIPIGKWIARQACRMSKQLTAAGLGNLHVAINLSPKQFSDPDLVASIASILREEQLPSSLLELELTEGLLLEATEDTHQQLEQLKKLGLTLAMDDFGTGYSSLSYLKKFPIDIIKIDRSFIHEIPDNQDDMEITSAVIAMAHNLKIKVVAEGIETAEQLAFLRRHRCDVGQGYLFDRPIPGTELIAKLKRYPRGPIA, from the coding sequence ATGAAAAGCCAACCCGATGCCGCCAGCCGTATGGCGGCCGAGGTAGTGACGCAGTTGCCTGTGCCCTCGCGGCTCGGCATGTTGCGTTTCGAACGGCTGAATGAAGCAAGCTGGGCGCTGCTATTTCTCGATCCCAATTGCGAACGCCAGTTCGGCCTGCCTGCCGTCGAACTCTGCGCCCTGGTGGGTTCGCCCTACGCCAGCCTGATGGAGCCCGAAGCGCGCTATCAGTTGCACGACACCATCCAGGAACAGCTGAGCAGCAGCCCCCATTACCTGATCCGCTACACCCTGCACACCGGCCAGGGCCCCTTGAGCATCCTGGAGCTGGGGGAAGCCTACAAACAGCACAACCGGCACCTGCTGCGCGGCTACCTGCTGGTCGTCGACGGCCTGTTCAGCGGCTCCGCGCCCATGCCGACCCAGGACCTGGAAACCCAGAACACCCGCCTGCAGATCGCCCTGGAACTCAACCAACGGGCCCAGCAGGAACAGCTACAGCACCTGGAACGGGTGCGCGCCCAGCAGGACCTGATTCTACTGCTGACCCGCCAGCGCTACAGCAGCGGCAACTCCCTGAAGGAAGCCGCCGAACTGATCACCCGCTGCGCCTGCGATATCTACCAGATCGACTGTGCCAGCATCTGGAACCTGGAAGACCGGCAACTGGTGCCGATTGCCGCCTACCATCGCGGTCCGCAGGAATACCGCATGCCGGAGTCCATCGACGCCAGCAGCTTTCCCGATTATCTGGAAGCCCTGCACAGCTCTCGCGCCATCGATGCGCAGAATGCCATGCGCGACCCGCGCACCCGGGAGATGGCCGAGAGCCTGCGTCCGCGGGACGTCAACGCCATGCTCGACGCCAGTATCCGCATCGACGGCCAGGTGGTCGGCGTCCTCTGCCTGGAACAGACCGGCATGACCCGCGCCTGGCAATCCGACGAGATCGCCTTCGCCGGCGAACTGGCGGACCAGTTCGCCCAGGTCATCAACAATCACAACCGACGCGCTGCCACCAGCGCCCTGCACCTGTTCCAGCGCGCCGTGGAACAGAGCGCCAACGCCTTCCTGCTGGTCAACTGCGACGGCGTGGTGGAGTACGTCAACCCGAGCTTCACCGCCATCACCCAGTACAGCACCGAAGAGGTCCACGGCCATCGCCTGTCCGAACTTCCGGCCCTGGAAAACCTCAGCGAACTGCTGTTCGATGCCCCCTCCAGCCTGGCCAAGAGCAACAGCTGGCAAGGCGAGTTCAAGAGCCGACGCAAGAACCTCGAGCCCTACTGGGGCCAGCTGTCGATCTCCAAGGTCTACGGCGACAATCGTGAGCTGACCCACTACATCGGCATCTACGAAGACATCACCCAGACCAAGCTCGCCCAGCAGCGCATCGAGCGCCTGGCCTACACCGACAACCTGACCAACCTTGGCAACCGCCCCGCGTTCATCCGCAACCTGGATGAGCGTTTCGCCCGAGACAGCGATACCCCGATCAGCCTGCTGCTGGTGGACATCGACAACTTCAAGCGGATCAACGACAGCCTCGGCCACCAGACCGGCGACAAACTGCTGATCAGCCTGGCCCGGCGCCTGCGCAACAGCCTGAACCCCAGCGGCAGCCTGGCGCGTTTTGCCAGCAACGAGTTCGCCGTGCTGCTGGACAACACCGACCTGGAATCCGGCCAACAGATCGCCAGCCAACTGCTGATGACCCTGGACAAGCCGATGTTCGTCGACAACCAGCTGATCAGCGTCACTGGCTCGGTGGGGCTGGCCAGTGCGCCGCTGCACGGCCGCGATCCCCAGACCCTGATGCGCAACGCCGGCCTGGCCCTGCACAAGGCCAAGGCCAACGGCAAGCACCAGGTGCAGGTGTTCACCGAGGCGCTCAACGCCGAAGCCAGCTACAAACTGTTCGTCGAGAACAACCTGCGTCGCGCCCTGACCCAGAACGAGCTGGACGTGTTCTACCAGCCCAAGCTGTGCCTGCGCAGCGGCCGCCTGCTGGGCATGGAAGCGCTGTTGCGCTGGAATCACCCGGAAAAGGGCATGATCCGTCCCGACCAGTTCATCAGCGTGGCGGAAGAAACCGGCCTGATCATCCCCATCGGCAAGTGGATCGCCCGTCAGGCCTGCCGCATGAGCAAACAGCTGACCGCCGCCGGCCTGGGCAACCTGCACGTGGCCATCAACCTGTCGCCCAAGCAGTTCTCCGACCCGGATCTGGTGGCCTCCATCGCCAGCATCCTCAGGGAAGAACAACTGCCGTCGTCACTGCTGGAGCTTGAGTTGACAGAGGGACTGTTGCTGGAAGCCACCGAGGACACCCACCAGCAGCTCGAACAACTGAAAAAGCTCGGCCTGACCTTGGCCATGGACGACTTCGGCACCGGCTATTCGTCCCTGAGCTACCTGAAGAAATTCCCCATCGACATCATCAAGATCGATCGCAGCTTCATCCATGAGATCCCGGACAACCAGGACGACATGGAAATCACCTCGGCGGTGATCGCCATGGCCCACAACCTGAAGATCAAGGTGGTCGCCGAAGGCATCGAAACCGCCGAGCAACTGGCGTTCCTGCGTCGCCATCGCTGCGACGTCGGCCAGGGCTACCTGTTTGACCGACCGATTCCGGGCACCGAGCTGATTGCCAAGCTCAAGCGCTATCCGCGCGGCCCAATTGCCTGA
- the aceF gene encoding dihydrolipoyllysine-residue acetyltransferase — translation MSELIRVPDIGSGEGEVIELMVKVGDRIEADQSILTLESDKASMEIPAPKSGVVKSLKVKLGDRLKEGDELLELEVEGAAAAAPAPAAAAPAPAQAAPAPAAAPAAASVQQVHVPDIGSSGKAQIIEIQVKVGDTVEADQSLITLESDKASMEIPSPAAGVVESISVKLNDEVGTGDLILALKVAGASAPAAAAPSQAAAPAAAPAPAAAPAAPVADSVQDIHVPDIGSAGKAKIIEVLVKAGDSVVADQSLITLESDKASMEIPSPAAGIVESVSIKLDDEVGTGDLILKLKVKGAAPAAAPAPAAAPAPAKAEAAPAAAAPAPAAAVAAPAKPGAKVHAGPAVRQLAREFGVELNAVSPSGPHGRILKEDVQVYVKAMMQKAKEAPAAGATGGAGIPPIPVVDFSRFGEIEEVPMTRLMQAGAANLHRSWLNVPHVTQFDSADITELEAFRVAQKAVAEKAGVKLTILPLLLKSCAHLLKELPDFNSSLAPSGKAIIRKKYVNIGFAVDTPDGLLVPVIKNVDQKSLLQLAAEAASLAEKARTKKLSADEMQGACFTISSLGHIGGTGFTPIVNAPEVAILGVSKATIQPVWDGKAFQPKLMLPLSLSYDHRVINGAAAARFTKRLSDLLADIRTILL, via the coding sequence GTGAGCGAACTCATTCGCGTACCTGACATCGGCAGCGGTGAAGGTGAAGTAATCGAACTGATGGTCAAGGTCGGCGATCGCATCGAAGCCGACCAGAGCATCCTGACCCTGGAGTCGGACAAGGCCAGCATGGAAATCCCTGCACCCAAGTCCGGCGTGGTCAAAAGCCTGAAAGTGAAGCTGGGCGACCGCCTGAAAGAAGGCGACGAACTGCTGGAACTGGAAGTCGAGGGTGCCGCCGCAGCGGCCCCTGCACCTGCCGCCGCTGCACCAGCACCCGCACAAGCAGCGCCAGCACCGGCTGCCGCGCCTGCCGCTGCCTCGGTGCAACAGGTTCACGTGCCGGACATCGGTTCGTCGGGCAAGGCCCAGATCATCGAGATCCAGGTCAAGGTCGGCGACACCGTCGAGGCTGATCAATCGCTGATCACTCTGGAATCCGACAAGGCCAGCATGGAAATCCCATCGCCGGCTGCCGGCGTGGTCGAGAGCATCAGCGTCAAGCTCAACGACGAAGTCGGCACGGGCGACCTGATCCTGGCCCTGAAAGTGGCCGGTGCCTCGGCGCCTGCCGCTGCCGCCCCGTCCCAGGCCGCAGCTCCGGCCGCCGCACCTGCGCCAGCCGCTGCACCCGCCGCCCCGGTGGCCGACAGCGTGCAGGACATCCACGTTCCGGATATCGGCTCGGCCGGCAAGGCCAAGATCATCGAAGTGCTGGTCAAGGCCGGCGACAGCGTGGTTGCCGACCAATCACTGATCACCCTCGAATCCGACAAAGCCAGCATGGAAATCCCATCGCCAGCCGCCGGCATCGTGGAAAGCGTATCGATCAAGCTGGACGACGAAGTCGGCACCGGCGACCTGATCCTCAAGCTCAAGGTCAAGGGCGCCGCTCCGGCAGCCGCTCCGGCACCTGCCGCCGCCCCTGCCCCGGCGAAAGCTGAAGCTGCTCCTGCCGCCGCTGCGCCTGCGCCTGCAGCTGCGGTTGCCGCGCCAGCCAAGCCAGGCGCGAAAGTTCACGCCGGCCCGGCTGTACGCCAACTGGCCCGTGAATTCGGTGTCGAGCTGAACGCCGTGAGCCCAAGCGGCCCACACGGTCGCATCCTCAAGGAAGACGTCCAGGTCTACGTCAAGGCCATGATGCAGAAGGCCAAGGAAGCACCGGCTGCCGGCGCAACCGGTGGCGCGGGCATTCCGCCGATCCCGGTCGTGGACTTCAGCCGCTTCGGTGAAATCGAAGAAGTGCCGATGACCCGCCTGATGCAAGCCGGTGCCGCCAACCTGCACCGCAGCTGGCTGAACGTGCCGCACGTGACGCAGTTCGACTCGGCGGATATCACCGAGCTGGAAGCCTTCCGCGTTGCCCAGAAGGCCGTGGCCGAGAAGGCCGGCGTCAAGCTGACCATCCTGCCGTTGCTGCTCAAGTCCTGCGCGCACCTGCTCAAGGAACTGCCTGACTTCAACAGCTCCCTGGCACCAAGTGGCAAGGCGATCATCCGCAAGAAGTACGTGAACATCGGCTTTGCCGTGGACACCCCGGATGGCCTGCTGGTGCCGGTGATCAAGAACGTCGACCAGAAGAGCCTGCTGCAACTGGCCGCCGAGGCTGCTTCCCTGGCCGAAAAAGCCCGGACCAAGAAGCTCTCCGCGGACGAGATGCAAGGCGCCTGCTTCACCATCTCCAGCCTCGGGCACATTGGCGGCACCGGCTTCACGCCGATCGTCAACGCGCCGGAAGTGGCGATCCTCGGCGTTTCCAAGGCCACCATCCAGCCGGTCTGGGACGGTAAGGCCTTCCAGCCGAAGCTGATGCTGCCGCTGTCCCTGTCCTACGATCACCGAGTGATCAACGGCGCGGCCGCCGCACGCTTCACCAAGCGTCTGAGCGACCTGCTGGCGGACATCCGCACCATTCTGCTGTAA
- the aceE gene encoding pyruvate dehydrogenase (acetyl-transferring), homodimeric type, translated as MQDLDPVETQEWLDALESVLDKEGEDRAHYLMTRMGELATRSGSQLPYAITTPYRNTIPVTHEARMPGDLFMERRIRSLVRWNALAMVMRTNLKDSDLGGHISSFASSATLYDIGFNYFFQAPTDEHGGDLIYFQGHASPGVYARAFMEGRITEEQMNNFRQEVDGNGLSSYPHPWLMPDFWQFPTVSMGLGPIQAIYQARFMKYLEARGFIPAGKQKVWCFMGDGECDEPESLGAISLAGREKLDNLIFVINCNLQRLDGPVRGNGKIIQELEGVFRGAQWNVNKVVWGRFWDPLLAKDVDGILQRRMDEVIDGEYQNYKAKDGAFVREHFFNTPELKAMVADLSDDEIWKLNRGGHDPYKVYAAYHEAVNHKEQPTVILAKTIKGYGTGAGEAKNTAHNTKKVDVESLRLFRDRFDIPVKDDDIENLPFFKPEEGSAEARYLSERRAALGGFVPQRRAKSFSIPTPPLDTLKAILDGSGDREISTTMAFVRILAQLVKDKEIGQRIVPIIPDEARTFGMEGMFRQLGIYSSVGQLYEPVDKDQVMFYREDKKGQILEEGINEAGAMSSFIAAGTSYSSHNQPMLPFYIFYSMFGFQRIGDLAWAAGDSRTRGFLIGGTAGRTTLNGEGLQHEDGHSHMLAGTIPNCRTYDPTYGYELAVIIQDGMKKMTEEQQDVFYYITVMNESYQQPAMPAGVEEGIIKGMYLLEEDTREAAHHVQLMGSGTILREVREAAKILRDEFNVAADVWSVTSFNELRRDGLAVERSNRLHPGQKPKLSYVEECLNGRKGPVIASTDYMKLFAEQIRQWVPSKEFKVLGTDGFGRSDSRKKLRHFFEVDRHFVVLAALEALADRGDIEPKVVAEAITKFGINPEKRNPLDC; from the coding sequence ATGCAAGACCTCGATCCCGTCGAAACCCAGGAATGGCTGGACGCCCTGGAATCGGTTCTCGACAAAGAAGGCGAAGACCGTGCTCACTATCTGATGACCCGTATGGGCGAACTCGCGACCCGCAGCGGCTCGCAACTGCCCTACGCCATCACCACGCCGTACCGCAACACGATTCCCGTCACCCACGAAGCACGCATGCCTGGCGACCTGTTCATGGAACGCCGCATTCGCTCGCTGGTACGTTGGAACGCGTTGGCCATGGTCATGCGTACGAACCTGAAAGATTCTGACCTGGGCGGTCACATCTCCAGCTTCGCCTCCAGCGCCACCCTGTATGACATCGGCTTCAACTACTTCTTCCAGGCCCCGACCGACGAACACGGCGGCGACCTGATCTACTTCCAGGGTCACGCATCGCCAGGCGTCTACGCCCGTGCGTTCATGGAAGGCCGCATCACCGAAGAGCAAATGAACAACTTCCGCCAGGAAGTGGATGGCAACGGCCTGTCGTCCTATCCACACCCTTGGCTGATGCCTGATTTCTGGCAGTTCCCCACCGTTTCCATGGGTCTGGGTCCGATCCAGGCGATCTACCAGGCGCGCTTCATGAAGTACCTGGAAGCCCGCGGCTTCATCCCGGCCGGCAAGCAGAAAGTCTGGTGCTTCATGGGCGACGGCGAGTGCGACGAGCCGGAATCCCTGGGCGCGATCTCCCTGGCCGGCCGCGAGAAGCTGGACAACCTGATCTTCGTCATCAACTGCAACCTGCAGCGCCTCGACGGCCCGGTTCGCGGCAACGGCAAGATCATCCAGGAACTCGAAGGCGTGTTCCGTGGTGCCCAGTGGAACGTCAACAAGGTGGTCTGGGGCCGTTTCTGGGACCCACTGCTGGCCAAGGACGTCGACGGCATCCTGCAACGCCGCATGGACGAAGTCATCGACGGCGAGTACCAGAACTACAAGGCCAAGGACGGCGCGTTCGTCCGTGAGCACTTCTTCAACACCCCTGAACTCAAGGCGATGGTTGCCGATCTGTCCGACGACGAGATCTGGAAACTCAACCGTGGCGGCCACGACCCGTACAAGGTCTATGCGGCCTACCACGAGGCGGTCAACCACAAAGAGCAGCCGACCGTCATCCTGGCCAAGACCATCAAGGGTTATGGCACCGGCGCCGGCGAAGCGAAGAACACCGCGCACAACACCAAGAAAGTCGACGTTGAAAGCCTGCGGCTGTTCCGCGACCGCTTCGACATTCCGGTGAAAGACGACGACATCGAAAACCTGCCGTTCTTCAAGCCTGAAGAAGGCAGCGCCGAAGCCCGCTACCTGAGCGAGCGTCGTGCTGCGCTGGGCGGTTTCGTGCCTCAGCGTCGCGCCAAGAGCTTCAGCATCCCGACGCCGCCACTGGATACCCTCAAGGCCATCCTCGACGGTTCCGGCGATCGCGAAATCTCCACCACCATGGCCTTCGTGCGGATCCTCGCGCAGCTGGTCAAGGACAAGGAAATTGGCCAGCGCATCGTGCCGATCATCCCGGACGAAGCCCGTACCTTCGGCATGGAAGGCATGTTCCGTCAGTTGGGCATCTACTCCTCCGTCGGCCAGCTCTACGAGCCAGTCGATAAAGACCAGGTGATGTTCTACCGCGAAGACAAGAAGGGCCAGATCCTCGAAGAAGGCATCAACGAAGCGGGCGCCATGAGCTCCTTCATCGCCGCCGGTACTTCGTACTCCAGCCACAACCAGCCGATGCTGCCGTTCTACATCTTCTACTCGATGTTCGGCTTCCAGCGCATTGGCGACCTGGCCTGGGCTGCCGGCGACAGCCGTACCCGCGGCTTCCTGATCGGCGGCACCGCCGGCCGTACCACCCTCAACGGTGAAGGCCTGCAGCACGAAGACGGTCACAGCCACATGCTGGCCGGGACCATCCCGAACTGCCGCACCTATGATCCGACCTACGGCTACGAGCTGGCGGTGATCATCCAGGACGGCATGAAGAAGATGACCGAAGAGCAACAGGACGTCTTCTACTACATCACCGTGATGAACGAGTCCTACCAGCAGCCAGCCATGCCGGCCGGTGTCGAGGAAGGCATCATCAAGGGCATGTACCTGCTGGAAGAAGACACCCGCGAAGCCGCGCACCACGTGCAACTGATGGGCTCCGGCACCATCCTGCGCGAAGTCCGCGAAGCCGCGAAGATCCTGCGTGACGAGTTCAACGTCGCTGCCGACGTGTGGAGCGTGACCAGCTTCAACGAACTGCGTCGCGATGGCCTGGCCGTAGAGCGCAGCAACCGTCTGCACCCTGGCCAGAAGCCTAAGCTGAGCTACGTCGAAGAGTGCCTGAACGGCCGTAAGGGTCCGGTCATTGCCTCTACCGACTACATGAAGCTGTTCGCCGAACAGATCCGCCAGTGGGTCCCTTCCAAGGAATTCAAAGTCCTGGGCACCGACGGTTTCGGCCGCAGCGACAGCCGCAAGAAACTGCGTCACTTCTTCGAAGTAGACCGTCATTTCGTGGTGTTGGCAGCCCTGGAAGCCTTGGCTGACCGTGGTGACATCGAACCCAAGGTCGTGGCTGAAGCCATCACCAAGTTCGGTATCAACCCGGAAAAACGCAACCCACTGGACTGCTGA
- the glnE gene encoding bifunctional [glutamate--ammonia ligase]-adenylyl-L-tyrosine phosphorylase/[glutamate--ammonia-ligase] adenylyltransferase: MSLPELAPVPAILLPLVSRAEQSFRAAVAALEDSPGVADWTAERWAEFARVGAASDFVIEQSLRDPLMLLELVRSGELDRGFAPGELCAQIAAAVHTAENDDQLGRVLRRQRTRQQVRIIWRDLTRRADLVQTCRDLSDLADACIDQAYQWLYLRHTQQFGVPTGGRSGEPQQMVILGMGKLGAVELNLSSDIDLIFAYPEGGETVGVKRALDNQEFFIRLGQRLIKALDPMTVDGFVFRVDMRLRPYGSAGALVLSFNALEQYYQDQGRDWERYAMIKARVVAGDQVAGAQLLEMLRPFVYRRYLDFSAIEALRTMKQLIQQEVRRKGMADNIKLGSGGIREVEFIAQAFQLIHGGRDLSLQQRPLLKVLGTLEGQGYLPAAVISELREGYEFLRYTEHAIQAIADRQTQMLPDNPQDQARIAFMLGFADWSAFHEQLMYWRGRVEWHFRQVIADPDEDDGAENEVVVGGEWLPLWEEAQDEEAACRQLQEGGFVDAPKALRALASLRGSPQLRAMQRLGRERLDAFIPRLLAQAVEHANPDLVLERVLPLVEAVARRSAYLVLLTENPGALRRLLTLCAASPWIAEQITRFPLLLDELLNEGRLFKPPLAPELAAELRERLTRIPEDDLEQQMEALRHFKLAHRLRVAASEIAGSLPLMKVSDYLTWLAEAILEQVLALAWRQTVAKYGAPQRSDGTLCDPGFIIVGYGKVGGIELGHGSDLDLVFIHDGDPQAETDGPKPIDGAQFFTRLGQRIIHLLTTQTNSGQLYEVDMRLRPSGASGLLVSSLGAFARYQENEAWTWEHQALVRARVLVGSQDVGQAFEQVRAVVLGKKRDLPTLRQEVSEMRAKMRDNLGSRLTAAGTAANAFEATAPFDLKQDAGGIVDIEFMVQYAALAWSEEHPSLLRYTDNIRILEGLEQVGLMPASDASLLREVYKAYRSAAHRQALQNEAGIIAGDQFVTERREVLRIWRELGLS, from the coding sequence ATGAGTCTGCCCGAGCTTGCCCCCGTTCCCGCGATTCTTCTGCCATTGGTCAGCCGTGCAGAGCAGTCGTTCCGCGCTGCGGTGGCGGCCCTGGAAGACAGCCCCGGAGTCGCGGATTGGACTGCCGAGCGCTGGGCCGAGTTTGCCCGGGTCGGTGCCGCCAGCGACTTCGTCATTGAACAGAGTCTGCGTGACCCTTTGATGTTGCTGGAACTGGTGCGCAGCGGCGAACTCGATCGAGGTTTCGCGCCCGGAGAACTGTGCGCGCAGATTGCCGCAGCCGTGCACACCGCCGAGAACGACGATCAACTAGGGCGTGTGCTGCGGCGCCAGCGTACCCGGCAGCAGGTGCGGATCATTTGGCGCGATCTGACCCGCCGGGCGGATCTGGTGCAGACCTGCCGCGACCTTTCCGACCTGGCCGACGCCTGCATCGACCAGGCTTATCAATGGTTGTACCTGCGTCATACCCAGCAATTTGGCGTGCCCACCGGCGGGCGCAGCGGCGAGCCGCAGCAGATGGTCATTCTTGGCATGGGCAAGCTGGGGGCGGTGGAACTCAACCTGTCGTCGGACATCGACCTGATCTTCGCCTACCCCGAAGGCGGCGAGACGGTGGGGGTCAAGCGTGCCCTGGATAACCAGGAGTTCTTCATTCGCCTGGGCCAGCGCCTGATCAAGGCCCTGGACCCGATGACCGTCGACGGTTTCGTGTTCCGCGTCGACATGCGCCTGCGGCCCTACGGTTCCGCCGGGGCCCTGGTGCTGAGCTTCAATGCCCTGGAGCAGTACTACCAGGATCAGGGGCGTGACTGGGAGCGCTACGCCATGATCAAGGCCCGGGTGGTCGCGGGGGATCAGGTGGCCGGGGCGCAATTGCTGGAGATGCTGCGGCCCTTCGTCTATCGCCGTTACCTGGACTTCTCCGCCATCGAGGCGCTGCGCACCATGAAGCAGCTGATCCAGCAGGAGGTGCGGCGCAAGGGCATGGCCGACAACATCAAGCTGGGTTCGGGAGGCATTCGTGAAGTCGAGTTCATTGCCCAGGCCTTCCAGCTGATTCACGGCGGTCGCGACCTGAGCTTGCAGCAGCGTCCTTTATTAAAGGTGCTGGGCACGCTGGAGGGGCAGGGCTATTTGCCGGCGGCGGTGATCAGCGAGCTGCGCGAGGGCTACGAGTTCCTGCGTTACACCGAGCACGCGATCCAGGCCATTGCCGATCGCCAGACGCAGATGCTTCCGGACAATCCCCAGGACCAGGCGCGAATCGCCTTCATGCTCGGCTTTGCCGACTGGAGCGCCTTCCATGAACAGTTGATGTACTGGCGCGGGCGTGTGGAATGGCACTTCCGCCAGGTGATTGCCGATCCCGATGAAGATGACGGCGCGGAAAACGAAGTGGTGGTGGGCGGCGAGTGGCTGCCGCTGTGGGAGGAGGCACAGGACGAAGAGGCCGCCTGCCGACAGTTGCAGGAGGGCGGCTTTGTCGATGCGCCCAAGGCCCTGCGAGCCCTGGCCAGTTTGCGTGGCAGCCCGCAGCTGCGGGCAATGCAGCGTCTGGGGCGCGAGCGCCTGGATGCCTTTATTCCACGCTTGCTGGCCCAGGCCGTGGAGCACGCCAATCCGGATCTGGTGCTGGAGCGGGTGCTGCCATTGGTCGAGGCGGTAGCCCGGCGTTCGGCCTATCTGGTGCTGCTCACCGAAAACCCGGGCGCTCTGCGTCGCCTGCTGACCTTGTGTGCGGCGAGCCCCTGGATTGCCGAGCAGATCACCCGCTTTCCGCTGCTGCTGGATGAATTGCTCAATGAAGGGCGCCTGTTCAAGCCGCCCCTGGCGCCGGAACTGGCGGCCGAGCTGCGCGAGCGCCTGACGCGGATTCCCGAGGACGACCTGGAACAGCAGATGGAGGCTCTGCGCCACTTCAAGCTGGCCCACCGACTGCGGGTGGCCGCCTCGGAGATCGCCGGCAGCCTGCCTTTAATGAAGGTCAGCGATTACCTGACCTGGCTCGCCGAGGCGATTCTGGAGCAGGTGCTGGCCCTGGCCTGGCGCCAGACCGTGGCCAAGTACGGTGCGCCACAGCGCAGCGATGGCACCTTGTGTGACCCGGGTTTCATCATCGTCGGCTACGGTAAGGTCGGCGGCATTGAGCTGGGCCATGGCTCCGACCTGGACCTGGTGTTCATCCATGATGGCGACCCCCAGGCGGAAACCGACGGACCCAAACCCATCGATGGCGCACAGTTCTTCACCCGGCTGGGACAGCGCATCATCCATCTGCTGACCACCCAGACCAACTCCGGCCAGCTGTACGAAGTGGATATGCGCCTGCGGCCGTCCGGCGCGTCGGGGCTGCTGGTCAGCTCCCTGGGAGCCTTTGCCCGCTATCAGGAAAACGAAGCCTGGACCTGGGAACATCAGGCGCTGGTCCGGGCCCGGGTGCTGGTGGGCAGCCAGGATGTGGGGCAGGCCTTTGAACAGGTCCGGGCCGTGGTGCTGGGCAAAAAGCGCGACCTGCCGACCTTGCGCCAGGAAGTCAGCGAGATGCGGGCCAAGATGCGCGACAACCTGGGCAGTCGCCTGACCGCCGCCGGAACGGCGGCCAACGCCTTCGAAGCCACGGCGCCGTTCGACCTCAAGCAGGACGCCGGAGGTATCGTCGATATCGAATTTATGGTGCAATACGCGGCCCTGGCGTGGTCCGAAGAGCACCCGTCATTGCTGCGCTACACCGATAACATCCGCATTCTGGAAGGTCTGGAGCAGGTCGGCCTGATGCCGGCGAGCGATGCCAGTCTGCTGCGCGAGGTCTACAAGGCCTATCGTTCCGCGGCTCACCGACAGGCATTGCAGAATGAGGCCGGAATCATTGCTGGTGATCAATTCGTGACCGAACGACGGGAAGTGTTACGGATTTGGCGCGAGCTGGGGCTAAGCTAA